The following proteins are encoded in a genomic region of Micromonospora olivasterospora:
- a CDS encoding phosphatase PAP2 family protein — protein sequence MQKTRTVRLRPVRPAGWWFDALLLAGFAAITLALAEGALLGLDLAVSRWAFAHDPAPLYWAARMFNLLGQGGWLLMPVSGALAAAVAWRQHSVRPLLPLAGAFVLLYLTVGPLKLWTDRAAPSATVKKPFLPPAQAVRIFNEQLPADAYSMSYPSGHVANAIVWYGVIAVLLAALTAGRLHPAAYRLVRFAPPAILLVTTTYLNFHWLTDGLAALLLGLFLDRLLHRVPWDDLPLPRRLGGWDRPALFTSTL from the coding sequence GTGCAGAAGACCAGGACCGTACGGCTGCGGCCGGTGCGCCCGGCCGGCTGGTGGTTCGACGCGCTGCTGCTCGCCGGCTTCGCCGCGATCACCCTCGCCCTGGCCGAGGGAGCGCTGCTCGGCCTCGACCTAGCGGTGAGCCGGTGGGCCTTCGCCCACGACCCGGCGCCGCTCTACTGGGCCGCCCGGATGTTCAACCTGCTCGGGCAGGGCGGCTGGCTGCTCATGCCGGTGTCCGGGGCGCTGGCGGCGGCCGTCGCGTGGCGGCAGCACTCCGTCCGGCCGCTGCTGCCGCTGGCCGGGGCGTTCGTGCTGCTGTACCTGACCGTCGGACCGTTGAAGCTGTGGACCGACCGGGCCGCCCCGAGCGCCACCGTGAAGAAGCCGTTCCTGCCGCCCGCCCAGGCGGTACGGATCTTCAACGAGCAACTGCCCGCCGACGCGTACTCGATGTCGTACCCGTCGGGGCACGTCGCGAACGCGATCGTCTGGTACGGGGTGATCGCCGTGCTGCTCGCCGCGCTGACCGCCGGACGGCTGCACCCGGCCGCGTACCGGCTGGTCCGGTTCGCACCGCCGGCGATCCTGCTGGTCACCACCACCTACCTGAACTTCCACTGGCTCACCGACGGGCTGGCCGCGCTGCTGCTCGGGCTGTTCCTCGACCGGCTGCTGCACCGGGTGCCCTGGGACGACCTGCCGCTGCCCCGCCGGCTGGGCGGCTGGGATCGTCCCGCGCTGTTCACCTCGACCCTCTAG
- a CDS encoding APC family permease yields MEGLTRRLGVPDAVVVGLGSMLGAGVFVVFAPATAAAGGPGLLVALAVAGLVAFCNATSSARLAVRYPESGGTYVYGRERLGPFAGFLAGWGFVVGKTASCAAMALTIGAYLWPGRARLVAVAAVVAVTAVNLRGIGKTATATKVLVGVVLAVLALVATTGLVGGGFTPARLGGPGDVGAHGVLAAAGLLFFAFAGYARIATLGEEVRDPERTIPRAVPLALGVVLAIYLVLAVVALGVLGADRLAGSAAPLADVVTAAGLPGLAWVVRAGATVAVTGVLLSLLAGVGRTALAMARRRDLPHALAAVDAVHRVPRRAELAVAAVVALVVAAGDVRGAIGFSSCTVLVYYAITNAAALTLGRDPARRLPVRLLAALGLVGCVTLAVSLPAASVLAGAGVLALGAAWYALRRRLGR; encoded by the coding sequence GTGGAAGGGTTGACGCGGCGGTTGGGCGTACCCGATGCGGTGGTCGTGGGTCTGGGGTCGATGCTCGGCGCGGGCGTCTTCGTGGTCTTCGCGCCGGCGACCGCGGCGGCCGGCGGGCCCGGACTGCTCGTCGCGCTCGCCGTCGCCGGCCTCGTCGCCTTCTGCAACGCGACCAGCTCGGCCCGGCTGGCGGTCCGCTACCCCGAGTCCGGCGGCACGTACGTCTACGGTCGCGAACGCCTCGGCCCGTTCGCCGGCTTCCTCGCCGGCTGGGGATTCGTGGTCGGCAAGACGGCGAGCTGCGCGGCGATGGCGCTGACCATCGGGGCGTACCTGTGGCCCGGGCGGGCCCGGCTCGTCGCGGTGGCCGCGGTGGTCGCGGTGACCGCCGTGAACCTGCGCGGCATCGGCAAGACCGCGACGGCCACGAAGGTCCTGGTCGGCGTGGTGCTGGCCGTGCTCGCCCTGGTCGCGACGACCGGCCTGGTCGGCGGCGGGTTCACCCCGGCCCGGCTCGGCGGCCCCGGCGATGTCGGGGCGCACGGCGTGCTCGCCGCCGCCGGGCTGCTGTTCTTCGCGTTCGCCGGGTACGCCCGGATCGCCACCCTCGGCGAGGAGGTACGCGACCCGGAGCGCACGATCCCCCGGGCGGTGCCGCTGGCGCTCGGCGTCGTGCTGGCGATCTACCTGGTGCTGGCGGTGGTCGCGCTCGGCGTGCTCGGGGCCGACCGGCTGGCCGGGTCGGCCGCGCCGCTGGCCGACGTGGTGACCGCCGCCGGGCTGCCCGGCCTGGCCTGGGTGGTCCGCGCCGGGGCGACCGTCGCGGTGACCGGCGTGCTGCTCTCGCTGCTCGCCGGGGTCGGCCGGACGGCGCTGGCGATGGCCCGCCGCCGGGACCTGCCGCACGCGCTGGCCGCCGTCGACGCCGTGCACCGGGTGCCGCGCCGGGCGGAGCTGGCGGTGGCCGCGGTGGTGGCGCTGGTGGTCGCGGCCGGCGACGTACGCGGGGCGATCGGCTTCTCCAGCTGCACCGTGCTGGTCTACTACGCGATCACCAACGCGGCGGCGCTCACCCTGGGCCGGGACCCGGCACGGCGGCTGCCCGTGCGGCTGCTCGCCGCGCTGGGGCTGGTCGGCTGCGTGACGCTCGCGGTGAGCCTGCCGGCGGCCAGCGTCCTCGCCGGCGCCGGCGTGCTCGCCCTCGGCGCCGCCTGGTACGCGCTGCGCCGCCGCCTCGGCCGCTGA
- a CDS encoding NAD-binding protein produces MGEPLRDRARRATGWRLRMNGEHRPHYVVCGSDPLAYWVVKALLATELESGPVRITLVVPERRRSDGPDGRDLDGVQVVRADRLDEATFRRAGLAGADGLALLHQDDVGNMHAALCAQEVEPRLRLVVRMFNTSLANGLRQLFPDSAVLSDASMAAPAFVAAALGEVDLTHFRHAGRTLYVARRADVRPQDVVCGVADTSDPARVHLLPADESTADLVLAEPTGQSPGTRRAARRLARARRRRRPVAVLLRAVRSFATRKVGVAVLVLLAVITVLGWLNARAAHVGWADALYLTLVTTLTGEDPNLDKPVAAQIMQVVLNLAGLALIPLITAVVVDGIVNARLALHTGRLQPHRSGHIVVVGLGNIGTRVMAQLHDFGVEVVAIDKNPEARGAALAHRIGVPLVVGDAALEATLRSASVETCQALVVVSTDDGANLRAALNARGFNPDLRVVLRLFDGDFAERVQRAFGIGISRSVSYLAAPSFAAALLDRAVIATIPVRRHALLVTEVSVAAGSPLDGRPLAAVARPGAVRLLAHARAGQKADWFGDPRLVITAGDRLTVVARRAGLTALLRETAPSPPAHLPDAPGGAPLPRAGEQ; encoded by the coding sequence ATGGGGGAGCCGCTGCGCGACCGGGCACGCCGCGCGACGGGCTGGCGGCTACGGATGAACGGGGAACACCGTCCCCACTACGTCGTCTGCGGGTCCGACCCGCTGGCGTACTGGGTGGTGAAGGCGCTGCTCGCCACCGAGCTGGAGTCCGGCCCCGTACGGATCACGCTGGTGGTGCCGGAGCGCCGCCGCTCGGACGGCCCGGACGGCCGGGATCTCGACGGCGTCCAGGTGGTCCGGGCGGACCGGCTCGACGAGGCGACGTTCCGGCGGGCCGGGCTGGCCGGCGCCGACGGGCTGGCCCTGCTGCACCAGGACGACGTGGGCAACATGCACGCCGCGCTCTGCGCCCAGGAGGTCGAGCCCCGGCTGCGCCTGGTCGTGCGGATGTTCAACACCAGCCTGGCCAACGGCCTGCGGCAGCTCTTCCCCGACTCGGCGGTGCTCTCCGACGCGTCGATGGCGGCCCCCGCGTTCGTGGCCGCCGCGCTCGGCGAGGTCGACCTGACCCACTTCCGGCACGCCGGGCGGACCCTCTACGTCGCCCGCCGCGCCGACGTGCGCCCGCAGGACGTGGTCTGCGGGGTCGCCGACACCAGCGATCCGGCGCGCGTCCACCTGCTGCCCGCCGACGAGTCCACCGCCGACCTGGTGCTCGCCGAGCCGACCGGCCAGTCGCCCGGCACCAGGCGGGCCGCCCGCCGCCTGGCCCGGGCCAGGCGGCGCCGCCGGCCGGTCGCGGTGCTGCTGCGGGCGGTCCGCAGCTTCGCCACCCGCAAGGTCGGCGTCGCGGTGCTGGTGCTGCTCGCCGTCATCACCGTGCTGGGCTGGCTCAACGCCCGGGCCGCGCACGTCGGCTGGGCCGACGCGCTCTACCTCACCCTGGTCACCACGCTCACCGGCGAGGACCCGAACCTCGACAAGCCGGTCGCCGCGCAGATCATGCAGGTGGTGCTGAACCTGGCCGGGCTCGCGCTGATCCCGCTGATCACCGCCGTGGTGGTCGACGGCATCGTCAACGCCCGGCTGGCCCTGCACACCGGCCGGCTCCAGCCGCACCGGTCCGGGCACATCGTGGTGGTCGGCCTCGGCAACATCGGCACCCGGGTGATGGCCCAGCTGCACGACTTCGGCGTCGAGGTGGTGGCCATCGACAAGAACCCGGAGGCGCGCGGCGCCGCGCTGGCGCACCGGATCGGCGTGCCGCTGGTGGTCGGCGACGCGGCGCTGGAGGCGACCCTGCGGTCCGCCTCCGTGGAGACCTGCCAGGCCCTGGTCGTGGTCTCCACCGACGACGGGGCCAACCTCCGCGCGGCGCTGAACGCCCGGGGGTTCAACCCGGACCTGCGGGTGGTGCTGCGCCTGTTCGACGGCGACTTCGCCGAGCGCGTCCAGAGGGCGTTCGGCATCGGCATCTCGCGCAGCGTGTCGTACCTGGCCGCGCCGTCGTTCGCCGCCGCGCTGCTCGACCGGGCGGTGATCGCCACCATCCCGGTGCGCCGGCACGCGCTGCTGGTCACGGAGGTGTCGGTGGCCGCCGGGTCGCCGCTGGACGGGCGCCCGCTCGCCGCCGTGGCCCGCCCCGGCGCGGTACGCCTGCTCGCGCACGCCCGCGCCGGGCAGAAGGCGGACTGGTTCGGCGACCCCCGCCTGGTGATCACGGCGGGGGACCGGCTGACCGTGGTGGCCCGCCGGGCCGGGCTGACCGCGCTGCTCCGCGAGACCGCCCCGTCCCCGCCTGCCCACCTGCCCGACGCCCCGGGTGGCGCGCCCCTGCCGAGGGCCGGCGAGCAGTGA
- a CDS encoding MSMEG_6728 family protein: protein MQTFLPYPDFLASARSLDQKRLGKQRVEAIQVLRGLTWPTYGWRNHPAVRMWAGYEEALVRYGLDVCAVWCEPGRADTCATTLTTDLAAACGVATVRTQPELAEAGELPPWLGREDLHRSHRSSLLRKDPEHYGRLFGDVPPDLEYVWPASDRPRRCPA, encoded by the coding sequence ATGCAGACGTTCCTGCCGTACCCGGACTTCCTGGCCAGCGCCCGGAGCCTGGACCAGAAGCGGCTCGGCAAGCAGCGGGTGGAGGCCATCCAGGTGCTGCGGGGGCTGACGTGGCCGACGTACGGCTGGCGCAACCACCCGGCGGTCAGGATGTGGGCCGGGTACGAGGAGGCACTGGTCCGGTACGGGCTGGACGTCTGCGCGGTCTGGTGCGAGCCCGGCCGGGCCGACACCTGCGCGACGACCCTGACCACCGACCTCGCCGCCGCCTGCGGCGTCGCCACGGTACGCACCCAGCCGGAGCTGGCCGAGGCCGGCGAGCTGCCGCCCTGGCTGGGCCGCGAGGACCTGCACCGCAGCCACCGCTCCTCCCTGCTGCGCAAGGATCCCGAGCACTACGGGCGGCTGTTCGGCGACGTACCGCCCGACCTGGAGTACGTCTGGCCCGCCTCGGACCGCCCCCGCCGCTGCCCGGCGTGA
- a CDS encoding FAD-dependent oxidoreductase: MDVSRIVGRLVGVRQHVVDPGGGGAPRVPEPVAALVVGGGIAGMSAAVVLAERGVSVTVLEAAATLGGRLGAWPETLADGTPQAVEHGFHAFFRQYYNWRSILRRGDPRLGFLRPVPGYPVVSARWPEEEFGRLPPAPPANLLALLLRSPSVRPRDLRAMDRDAALPLLAYHPVRTYAELDGVTAEELLDSLRLPDRARAMLFEVFAHSFFNHEAEMSAAELVAQFHFYLLGNPEGLAFDCPDEDHATAIWRPLARYVEGRGGRVLTGAAAGRVERGPDGWRVTTADGASYAARHLVLAVDPPALAALVAGSPGLAGAAPRLVARMPAFGVPGPPYAVARYWCDGDVDAGRAVFSGVSRQPTLDSVTLYHRLEREARRWAERAGGAVVELHAYACEPDVPADELARRMWGELAVLWPEAARLRIRELRARVAAQAPAFGPGSHAGRPGVRTEAAGLYLAGDGIRTDFPSALMERAAATGIVAANHILRAAGAAAEPVRSVRPRGLLARR; this comes from the coding sequence ATGGACGTGTCGCGGATCGTCGGCCGCCTCGTCGGCGTACGACAGCACGTGGTGGACCCGGGCGGCGGTGGTGCGCCCCGCGTGCCGGAACCGGTCGCGGCCCTGGTGGTCGGCGGCGGGATCGCCGGCATGTCGGCGGCCGTGGTGCTCGCCGAGCGCGGGGTGAGCGTGACGGTGCTGGAGGCGGCCGCGACGCTCGGCGGCCGGCTGGGCGCGTGGCCGGAGACACTGGCCGACGGCACGCCGCAGGCGGTCGAGCACGGCTTCCACGCGTTCTTCCGGCAGTACTACAACTGGCGCTCGATCCTGCGCCGGGGGGACCCCCGGCTGGGCTTCCTGCGGCCGGTCCCCGGCTACCCGGTCGTGTCGGCGCGGTGGCCGGAGGAGGAGTTCGGCCGGCTGCCGCCTGCCCCGCCGGCGAACCTGCTCGCCCTGCTGCTGCGCAGCCCCAGCGTGCGCCCGCGCGACCTGCGCGCGATGGACCGGGACGCCGCGCTGCCGCTGCTCGCCTACCACCCCGTGCGCACGTACGCGGAGCTGGACGGCGTCACCGCGGAGGAACTGCTCGACTCGTTGCGGCTGCCGGACCGGGCCCGGGCGATGCTCTTCGAGGTCTTCGCGCACTCGTTCTTCAACCACGAGGCGGAGATGTCGGCCGCCGAACTGGTCGCCCAGTTCCACTTCTACCTGCTGGGCAACCCGGAGGGGCTGGCCTTCGACTGCCCGGACGAGGACCACGCCACCGCGATCTGGCGGCCGCTGGCCCGGTACGTGGAGGGGCGCGGCGGGCGGGTGCTCACCGGGGCCGCCGCCGGCCGGGTGGAGCGGGGCCCGGACGGCTGGCGGGTGACCACGGCCGACGGCGCCTCGTACGCGGCCCGGCACCTGGTGCTCGCCGTCGACCCGCCCGCGCTGGCCGCGCTCGTTGCGGGCTCCCCCGGGCTGGCCGGTGCCGCGCCGCGACTGGTGGCGCGGATGCCCGCGTTCGGCGTGCCCGGCCCGCCGTACGCGGTGGCGCGGTACTGGTGCGACGGGGACGTCGACGCCGGCCGGGCGGTGTTCAGCGGGGTGTCCCGGCAGCCGACCCTGGACTCGGTGACCCTGTACCACCGGCTGGAGCGCGAGGCCCGCCGCTGGGCGGAGCGCGCCGGCGGTGCGGTGGTCGAGCTGCACGCGTACGCCTGCGAGCCGGACGTGCCGGCCGACGAGTTGGCCCGGCGGATGTGGGGCGAGCTGGCCGTGCTCTGGCCGGAGGCGGCCCGGCTGCGGATCCGGGAGCTGCGGGCCCGGGTGGCGGCCCAGGCCCCGGCGTTCGGCCCGGGCAGCCACGCGGGGCGGCCGGGGGTACGCACCGAGGCCGCAGGGCTCTACCTGGCCGGCGACGGAATCCGGACGGATTTCCCGAGCGCGCTGATGGAGCGGGCGGCGGCGACCGGGATCGTCGCCGCGAACCACATCCTGCGGGCCGCGGGCGCGGCGGCGGAGCCCGTCCGCTCGGTCCGCCCCCGCGGCCTGCTCGCCCGACGATGA
- a CDS encoding HNH endonuclease, with product MEAVLVVNADLGPLHRVTVQHAIRMLCRRVAEIHEAEPDQVIGVFPMPRVVRLVRYVVTRWRFGAGPAWSRAGVLRRDGGCCAYCGGPASTIDHILPRSRGGRNTWRNTTAACYGCNQRKGDLTPAEAGMPLRSEPVIPGWASLAGR from the coding sequence GTGGAAGCCGTACTCGTCGTCAACGCCGACCTCGGCCCGCTGCACCGGGTCACGGTCCAGCACGCGATCCGGATGCTCTGCCGCCGGGTCGCCGAGATCCACGAGGCCGAGCCGGACCAGGTGATCGGGGTCTTCCCGATGCCCCGGGTGGTCCGCCTCGTCCGGTACGTGGTGACCCGCTGGCGGTTCGGCGCCGGCCCGGCCTGGTCCCGGGCGGGGGTGTTGCGCCGCGACGGCGGGTGCTGCGCGTACTGCGGCGGGCCGGCCAGCACGATCGACCACATCCTGCCCCGTTCCCGCGGCGGCCGGAACACCTGGCGGAACACCACCGCCGCCTGCTACGGCTGCAACCAGCGCAAGGGCGACCTGACGCCGGCCGAGGCGGGCATGCCGCTGCGGAGCGAGCCGGTCATACCGGGCTGGGCGTCGCTGGCCGGGCGGTGA
- a CDS encoding enoyl-CoA hydratase/isomerase family protein, whose amino-acid sequence MTVSDAELTVETAGPVARIVISHPGRRNAMTPAMWRQLPVLLDRLEADERVRALVLTGAGGTFCAGADLGDLDELLAAGDASIAVAAEERLAACNRPTLAAIEGACVGGGCQLAVACDLRIAAADARFGVPPARLGLVYPAPATRRLARLVGPSAAKHLLFTAELVDAERALRIGLVDEVLPPDGLAARVDALTATIAGRSRLSIAAAKEIIDDRAGPARVAWWHRRARDSGESREGVAAANERRPPVFRWTPPAG is encoded by the coding sequence GTGACGGTGTCGGACGCGGAGCTGACCGTGGAGACGGCCGGGCCGGTGGCCAGGATCGTGATCTCCCACCCGGGCCGGCGCAATGCCATGACCCCGGCGATGTGGCGGCAGCTGCCGGTGCTGCTGGACCGGCTGGAGGCGGACGAGCGTGTCCGCGCGCTGGTGCTCACCGGCGCCGGCGGCACCTTCTGCGCCGGCGCCGACCTCGGGGACCTCGACGAGCTGCTGGCCGCCGGGGACGCCAGCATCGCCGTCGCGGCCGAGGAGCGGCTCGCCGCGTGCAACCGGCCGACCCTGGCCGCGATCGAGGGCGCCTGCGTCGGGGGCGGCTGCCAGCTCGCGGTGGCCTGCGACCTGCGGATCGCCGCCGCCGACGCCCGGTTCGGCGTACCGCCGGCCCGGCTGGGCCTGGTGTACCCCGCGCCGGCCACCCGGCGGCTGGCCCGGCTGGTCGGCCCGTCCGCCGCGAAGCACCTGCTCTTCACCGCCGAGCTGGTCGACGCCGAGCGGGCGCTGCGGATCGGCCTGGTCGACGAGGTGCTGCCGCCCGACGGGCTCGCCGCCCGGGTGGACGCGCTCACCGCCACGATCGCGGGGCGCTCGCGGCTCAGCATCGCCGCAGCGAAGGAAATCATCGACGACCGGGCCGGGCCGGCCCGGGTCGCCTGGTGGCACCGCAGGGCGCGGGACAGCGGCGAGTCCCGCGAGGGGGTGGCGGCGGCCAACGAGCGCCGGCCGCCCGTGTTCCGCTGGACCCCGCCCGCCGGCTGA